The Gossypium hirsutum isolate 1008001.06 chromosome D03, Gossypium_hirsutum_v2.1, whole genome shotgun sequence genomic interval AAATGAGTTACAGACTTCTAGAAAAAGTATTATATGTAGTTTTGGATCTTCAATAGGTAGTCGACCGAACTATCCTACTGTTTGCAACATCTGGAACATTACTGGTTTTAGTTTAAACTGTTGAGCCTATATGGTTGGTTTAACTATCCCTcgattcaaatcatccaaaatggGAACAATATGCTATCAAATTGGTATTTCTCGATCATCTATCATATGTCCAATGGGAGGATTAGCATATCAACCATTTTGATTTTTGTTAAGATCATGACCATTTGGATTGTCATTGGGACCAAGATCATtcctatttctagccatattcCTCAGTTCTTTTCACCTTCTTTGCAAAGTTCTATCAATCTGTGGATCAAAAAGATATTTTTTGTTATCAGGAATGCCTATTCTCATACACTAATGGCAAacctataaaaattaaattagactaaattaaataaaactaataagtaaataaccaaaccaaatttcaccaaattgcCGATCCCTAACAACGACTCCAAAAGCTTGTCGCATGTAAAATGATATGCGATTTGTGCAAGTATAAACATcggttcaagtaataaagtgatgagtgagtattgtTCCCACGAGGATCAGATTGAGGCACAAAGTTGGTCAAGTTATTTTACTAAAGTCGGGTTAATGATATGGCAAGACGATTGAATGAAATGTTATGGCAAAACTAAGGTAAATATGCAGTAATAAGTAATATATGGAATTAGTAAATAACTGGAAATGTTATGGAAAAGGTGATAGTAGGAATGTAATGGAAAATATGAGAGTGATAtgcaaatattttataaataaataactacTAAATATGTTGTGGCAAAGATACTTCGAGAAAGAGTAAAGATATAGTGTCTACGATATTTATGCAGTAGGTTGAGATTATTCAGAATCAACCTTCACTATCGATAATACCATGGAAAAATATTGATTAACTTACTGTGTAGAAGAGTCCTAAAGTGGTTTGTTTCTTTTGGTGCAAAACCTTAAGTTACGGTCCCTGCTCATACAGGGTCTTACTATAGCAGCCTGTGTAATTCTTTCTGTATGACACAAGCATCATTCGAATACTTGCTCATGCCATCCAATATTAGttaaattaatctaacattttccTTATTAAATTAACTTAACAAGAATAATATGCCATCGACTATTCCTAAGGATTgcacttaaacaattgaatttgCAGCAATATACTCAGATTTATACCATGAAAATTAAAAACAGTTAAGTGTCATCAAAATAATCTCAACCTGATGAGATTTAACTCATTAGttggaaaataaaattccaaaccatCACCATCATttacaaccaaatcaattcacaaGAGAACACGATGGAAATAATGGAAAAACATCGGGAGAACAGCTTCTGCTAGTCCACACTTCAGTAGCACAATGCCCTGTGTTAGCCGAGAGGATGACTTCCTCTTTCAATCAAACCCTCTTCTTGCCTTAGGATCTCCCCGTCTTGTTTTTCTCTGTCCTCTTGAAGTCTCATTCATTGGCCTTTTATAAGCAAGTGTATTGGGGTTTAGTCAATAGCCCAAGATTATCTtctctttttaaattattttttggtttaaaaatCCCTTCCTTTTGGGTAGGTAGTTATTAGCTCATTATCTCAtgatttttttcctctttttaaatttcttttctctAAGATAAGACCACCAACTCAAGATTTATCTCATCCTCCTTTTAGGCAAATTGCTCTAGCACAAGTAGAGTTGGCTGAAACTGGTATGCGTTGACTGTTGACTCGGTCATCTTCCAAGAATCGCAAATTGCAAAGGCATACAAGTCTGCAAAATGTCCACTCTTTTTCCCTGACAAACCTTTACTCATTTATTTCTTGTTCCTCATCCTACACCTGCAAATCCACCAATCACAACCCTTCTacaagcaattaaaagtaacaaataacatttaaacacagtccaagctcctaatgcaatgattaaggaaaaatactaatgaaatgtcctaaaGTACAACTAAATGTACTTAAGTACAGGCAATTaactaggtctaaaggcatgaaacatatctcttttcaagagttatcaacaaTACACCTCTAGACCTAAGGGATGGATTGTTCTCAACGCATGTACAGATAtgtaacaaaaaaacaaaaatatagatATGTACAGAAAATgtaatggaaaaagaaataaaatacaagaGGTAGGGAAAAAACTTCTATGGCTTGGACTGAAATGTTGTTACTTCATTTGGCCCTGCGAGCAGATTTACGAGCATTGACTTTATACAACAACTTCCTCTTTATGGAGGTCATTTCATTCCCTTCCTTATTAGTTTTCGTGAGCTCATCAATAAGATGATTGATGTCATAGTCTTATGCAGTCGTGGAAGCTGGTTGGGTGGGTGGTATAGGGTCCTTACCTTTTGTGGTGGTAGGAGTGGTAGTGGTTGTTTCATCTTTCTCTTCCACTTCATGATTTTCAAGATTTAATGATGTCGTCTTTTCAGGCTCCTTAGCAATAGTTTCCCCTTTAGCAGAAGGGGTTCCCAAATTTGAGGATTCGCCTTTGGCAACAGGAGTTTGAGCTGGCTCCTCTGTAACTTCAAGAATTGGGATCAAAGAGGTAAGAAAGGTAGGGAATTTTGTCTCCGAAAATCTAGAAAAACTACTAATTAATCAAAGATAAAAATACAAATgaaaaaacattaaataattaatgataaCAGATAATAGAAGTGAAATGAAAGTAAAgcaattaaaaaaaggaaaaataaaaataaaacagctAACTCAAACATCTCAGAGGTCAATGGATTGCTTGTCACGATCCATATGAGCACCCTATTAATGCTTCAAGCGTTGTCCGTTAACTTTGAATGTGACCCTCGTTTTCAGGTCTTTGATACTAACAGCTCCATGCGAGTATACTTGAACTACTTCAAAGAGACCTGACCAGTGAGATTTTAATTTACCAGGGAACAATCTGAGCCTCGAGTTGAACAACAATACCTGTTGCCCTAGTTTAAATTGCCTTAGCATAATTCTATTATCATGCCAATGCTTGGTCTTCTCCTTATACAGTTTAGCATTTTCATATGCTTGTGCCCtgaatttttcaatttcattcagTTTTAGCAATTTTTTTATGGCCAGCAGCGACCCAATCCATGTTTAGATTTTTAATCGCCCAAAATGCTTTCTACTCGAGCTTAATAGGTAGGTTACATGGCTTTCCATAAACAAGCTTGAAAGGTGACATCCCCAACAGTGTTTTAAATGTATTACGATAGGCCCACAAAGCTTATCCACTCTAAAGGACCAATCGTTCGAGTAGGGTTCACCACTTTTTCCAGCATTTTCTTAATTTCTTTGTTAAAAACCTCAACTTGTCCATTTTTTGGGGGATGATATGTCATGGCAATCTTATGTTTCACCCCATACCGATACAAGGCATTTGCCACTAGCTTGCAATCAAAATGAgatccttcatcactaataatgaCTCTAGGCGTACTGAATCTTGTGAAAATGTTCTTGTGCAAGAACTTCATTACTGACTTTGCATCATTAGTAGGAAGCATAACAGATTCAACCCAATTAGAGACATAGTCCATTACTAACAAAATGTACAAGTTTCCCACTGACGGTAGAAATGGACCGATAAAGTCTATTCCCCATACATCAAACAACTTAATCACTAGAATATTTTGCAATGGCATTTCGTGTCTCCCAGATAGATTTCCTGTCCTATGACAATGGTTAGATGACTGATAGAACTCATGAGTATCCTTGAATAGACTTGACCAATAAAATCTTGACTGAAGAACTTTGGCAACTGGTCTCATTCCTCCAAAGTGTCCTCCGTAATGAGCTGAATGACAATCCTACAGAATGTTATATAGTTCGTCATCAGGGGCACACTTCCTAATTATCTAATCAGCATAATGCTTAAATAGAAAGGGTTCATCCCAATAATAATGCTTGGCATCATTAAGAAATTTCCGTCTACATTGGCTGTTGAGATGAGGTGGCATCAAACCACTTACTAAAAAGTTCACTATATTGGCATACCAAGGTAATGCCATGCCAACCAACAACTACTCATATGAGAAGTCTTCTTTAATAAGTTTTACATTTTTATCTTCATTTCCAGATTCTAACCTTAacaagtgatcagccacttgattTTCAGTCCCCTTTCGATCTCTAATTTTCAACTCGAACTCTTGTAACAAGAGTATCCACCAAATCAATCTTGGCATGGAATCTTTCTTACTTACCAAATACTTAATAGCCAAGTGATTTGTGTAGACTGTGACCTTGGTATGAACTAGAAAAGAGCAAAATTTATTGAATGCGAAAACCACAGCTAATAACTCACTTTCAGTGGTAGTGTAGTTAAGTTGCGCATCCGTCAAGGTTCTGCTTGCATAATATATTGCACGTAGTACTTTGTCTTTTCTTTGCCCTAACACTGCTCCCAGAGCATAATGTTGGCATCACACATGAGTTCAAAGGAAAAGTCCACTCGGGAGCTATTACAATTGGTGCTACTACCAATCGTTTCTTTAACTCTTCGAAAGTGGTCAAACAAGGTTCATCAAAACTGAAAGGTCTATTTTGCTCCAATAAGGTGCACAAGGGTTTGGATATCTTCGAGAAATCAGTAATGAACCTTCTCTAAAATCCCGCATGacctaaaaaacttctaataccTTTGACACTAGTAGGAGGTGGCAATTTTCTAtaacttcaattttttctttgtcCACTTCAATCCCTTACTGCGATATCCTATGCCGTAGAATAATTCCTTTAcaaaccatgaagtggcatttttGCCTGTTTAAAACAAGATTTTCTTATTCACAACAGCACAGAACCAATTAGAGATTTTTAAGAAATCCTCAAAATCATTGCCAAACACAGAGAAATCGTCCATGAAGAGTTCAAGGAAGTTTTCCACCAAGTTCGATAATATGGTCATCATACAATGTTGAAAAGTTGTCGGGGCATTACATAACGCGAATGGCATCCGTCTAAATGCAAAAGTTCCATATGGACACGTGAAGGTGGTTTTCTATTTGTCATTAGGAGTTATGGCAAAGACCCTTCccaagaggataaaaaaccacagacaaagataattttactaaaatggcaaaaacgaagagtacaaaagaaagagataaaaataaaccccaaaacccaaaataagaaccctcaaaacgtaaacacaaaattttataaaagcttgtaaaagctaacACCTAAATGTGTTATGGGTTATCTTTCTAAGGTGGAAaaatatctatttataggttaaatctgtaggtaaaataatattaaaataacctatactaattagagtttaagtgggaaactaatattaaaataacctacactaattagagtttaagtggtaaactaaaaatagagtttaactaggaaaagaaaagctgaaaaatGTGAGGAATAACTCCATATCATTCAGTCATAAACCAAGCTACCATTTCTACCTCAATCTATGTCATTCTACGTGCcaaacatataattatatatcATTTCTTACTCTAGCATAAAATTCAACGAAAACCAAGTATGTACCAAATCATAAAGGCAACACATCACACAAAATGGCTATGTCATACTTGCCAAGTAGAAGATACTTTCACATGCTAAGGTACACACCAAgacacttatatacatgccacaaccttAGACTTCAATGATAGCATAACTATCGATTTGGTGATAGTGTGAGTTTTGGGACGATTTGACTTGACAAGATCTGCAAGGTAACAATCTACAATGAAAGGAAAATAAACAAGTTAAGCATATATGATTCTTAGTAAGTTGACATGTATAGAGCAAGACTTGCCTTATTTTTATCTAAACATTATAAGCTACCTTAGCATGGCATAATGTTGGCTAGACATGACAAATCAAAACACCGACAAAATGAGCATTAACTTACAATTCATGTCATTTTTATATACTTGTCTTATAAACACATTCAATTAAGGAATAATGCAATTACATACCTATCAAATCCATTACTTCAATTGATTTCTCATGATCAATTCATTTAATGGTTTTCAATTTGGATATCAAGTTTATtccattcaaattcaatttcacaatttccTATAAATCGTTTCTCCTGATGAACCCTATTAAACAAACTTGGATACTCAGGTAACTATGCCACACCAGTTGCTAATTTGAGCTAAGTACATTTATACATATGGTTACCTATTCAGGCTAAACTATTAACACAACGCATCAGACTACTTGTCCGAGTTAAACCTGGTTCACATAAACACCGAAAATCTGTAATAAATATTGGATTTCATAAACACCAGTAATAAATCTCATACAAGTGCACACAACACCATATTGACAAGTCAATCGTATCCTAATCCTTTACTAAGTTCGCACTAGCATCTTTTACACATATAAcatcacatttcaattcagtccaattctAGCCTTGCATATCAATCCACAACTAATAAAtctataatcaaatatatatatcaaatcaaatacataaaatcctaaaataataaataccatatgaacttacctgttcAAAACACCAAACAAGTTGATTCTTCAAAGACTAATaaacaattttagcttttcctcgattacTTTCgctttgatccaattcttgatctatacaattattttatacaatccatcaataccaaattttttCATATTATGTCATGACATGAATAAACCTATATGACCTCATTTTTATACCCCTAAAAtgttacatttattttaatttagtcattgaaTTCAAAAATAGTCATAACTTCAAAATTTGAACCTGAATTTAAAATCAgatttcacatatatacattagGGACTCTCTACTTCCTATTCCCACCAAAATTTCataaaagaatttcattttatttcatttggtCCCTATATATGAAActaacaattttaacaattttacaagcttaaaatctagtcctttttataatctaaacttaaaatctatcaatttcaagcctaattattcaagaaatcaacaattacaactttcaaaaactttaacagttttacaaattggtacatgagctAACTAAATCAAGTTctcatgacctcaaatctataaaaattacaaaaaaaacttgaatttgcTTACTTATTAGATGGTTGAATGTTTTAGCTTCAAAAATGAATTTTCCTTAGGTTTTCTATTTTTGGACGATTGggagaaaatgaagaagatggaataGTCCACTAACATATGTCTTATATACTTTGATTagacattaattaatctaaattaattaagttaactTAACTTAATTAACATAATAAGCTTTTAAATTTCCAATAGTGGAGAAAACCATCATCAAACACTATATCCTAataaaaatggtttatttatcattttgaacCTTCGATTAATTGTAATTTAAGTCCCTAAGTCGTTGgtcaattaaaaatctatagcgattagaattttacaatttagtcccagTACCTAAATTAAGTatctaattgaaaattttgataaaccaaacatcaatattattttataccAATTCcagaaatattcatatttaatactTACGGACTTGGTTTACAAAAATGAGATTTCGAAATCGCATTTTCTGATACCATTAAAAATCAGAATGTTAcagataattaatattattatatgagTACTTTCAtcctttcattttttatataatcttCAAATAAAATGATAGAAAAACATTATTTGGGAATCAAATAAGTTCATACAAAAAACCCTTTCCACCCCACTACTTATAAtttgttgatatatttttataaatatttttttaaacataaaatatttttgtttgcCCAAAATCTAGCcttaataatattgttaattgagtTAGTATTGCAGGTCAGCTCGACACTAACTCATGATTGATGATAACACCATGATAAACACTCGTAGTGTATTTAGTATtgttaatatgatatatttttgtcAACGTCACGGCTTACCTCTATTGAATTCTTGACATTATACTTTTTCCCTTAGTGGTGCGATATGAATCCCTCAATGTCGCGTCTTCACTCTTGAATTATGTAAATGGTACGTTTTAGTCCCTCATTCGTCGTTGTATTAGTATgggagctttcataagcttattcaaacataaaattgaataaatattgtattttaattaagttttggaAACCTATTTGCTTGTACGAATTGTCGATTAGATATTTAAATGAAATCAAAGTTGCTTTAGCAACAAATGTGACATCTCATATTTTAGATTTGGCAACCGAATCAGGTGTGAGATATTACAttttttgttaataaattttgtttttacaaaTTCTTCGAATGGAAATTGATTAATATACTTTTAATGAATTGCAACAAAAaagttattttcttaaaaattatattaaccaaCCTATAATCATATAATTATCTTATCTTACTTTTATAATAAACTGGCATGAATTCTTCGCTTCGCATTAGGTTGATTACTTGTTTGTGTCATTATAGATTACAAATTTGAAGGTTAAATTATACTTTAATCCTACTTTTAGTTTCAGAAAATTTGACTTTCTGctatttagatttaaaaatttaggtcaaATTGTTACCAcaataaaattcttctattaaattcatagatgtgatattttaaaaataaaaaaaataacattgaaaatgttcatatgaattttttttcttgaaaacattcatttgagctcatcatgataaaaaatatatatatttttttgaaatgttgCTCCTAAGAAAAATTGTCATcaacattttgattgaaataaataataatattaaatatttagacTTACTAATGACATAAAAGTAGAAATATAAAATCATGCCAAAAAATAAAGTACGTTGATTAAATATAAACTTTCAGCATAGTATAAGGCTATGTTAAGtgtgactcctatttcagtcaaatttgagaaataatcttctagttaaattttgtctatttgtttcaatcaaacactgattagtttagattattttattattatttgacatatgaatttaacctataaataggctattttacaaccttagaaaatacacccattagagattagaactcataacacatttagagaatttcgcgtttacgttttgaaggttctttattttcgagttttcagggtttagtttttatctccatcttttatactcttcgttattttgccattataataaaattatctttgcccatggttttttatcctatttggaggagtttttccatgttaaatttgtgtgttcaatttctcaatttcttttgctatttttacttgttccttgcttaatcgggtcgatctctaacaagtggtatcagagctagttcaattttcatagattagCCCATTCAaatatggcagcaacaaggtttgaaattgagaagttcggtgatgagacaaatttcaatctgtggcaagttcagatgatgataattctagttcaatccggtttgaaaaaggttgttatcgggaaaaagcctaagaatataaataaaacagaatgggaagagcttgatgaaaaggctttgtctacaatccagttgtgcctcacgaatacggtattgcaagaggtattgatggagaagacctcatccgccttatggaaaaggttagaaactctttatgcgactaagtctttggctaatcatttagtgttgaaacaatgtctatttacgtttcgtaTGAACAAAGgcgagcttcttagagatcacatcagtcaattcattactcttttaaatgatttaaagaacgttgacgTTCATATTGATGATAAAGATCaaactatgctattattgtgctctttacccccttcatacaagtctttcaggaagaccctaatttatggcagagacaaactcttgttcgaagatgtgaagggtcatttgttgagtagatacaagctcgacaatgagcttcatttggatagcaaggcagataggcaagcttccgttttgataGCAtaaaagaaacgagacaaaaggtgtcgctattgtaaaaagttatgtcatgtcaaagcagattgttataaactgcgaaataaaagagctgctgagagtaacgaggaagatgtagctagtactaatttggccgatgaaagcggtgatggtttcttgttagtgtcaatgaGTGAAAACTCGAAGCTCACGTCttagtggatcctagattcgggatgttttTTCCActtgtgtcccaatagagaatggttctccatatacagttcggttgaaggtggagttgtgttcatgggaaatgattcatatagtaaggtaattggtattggtactgttaaaattaggatacacgatgggacgattaggacactctcagatgccAGGTATGTACCtcatttacgaaagaatctcatctccttgagtattttagacttgaaaggatgtagaatcaacatcgagtcgagcagCATTAAattatctcgtggagctctcgttttgttaaaaggtaaaagaactggcagtctttatattctggaaggttctatagtgaccggtgaaatcagaTGTCCCTCATCCATTACAAagtcaaagtcaactcgtttggagcagaggcaacttggtcataggagggaaaaatgtatgaccgtttcattgaagagaggttctcttttagatgtaggttttgaaaagttagggcactatgttcgtgaaaatcagactcggGTTAGTTTTAATTTGGCTGTGTGCAagttgaaggctagaagtcttccaatttctaagcacaaattcaactcggttaattccctgcatagttcgaGATAGGCTCGTGAcgagctttggcaaagatggcgttgtaggAATATGAgttaaggtggagatttgttaagtatgactcctatttcagtcaaatttgagaaataatcttctagttaaattttgtttatttgtttcaatcaaacactggttagtttagattattttattattatttgacatatgaatttagcctatatataggctattttacaaccttagaaaatacacccattagagattagaactcagaacacgtttagaaaattttgtgtttacattttgagggttctttgttttcgggtttttagggtttagtttttatctccatcttttgtactcttcattcttttgccattataataaaattatctttgcctgtggttctttatcctctttggaggaatttttccacgttaaatttgtgtgttcaatttttcaatttcttctgctatttttacttgttccttgcttaatcgggtcgatctcTAACAAGCTAAAACTAAAAATTAGTAAAACaaacctaaaagaaataaaaaagctaCATATCATTGTCTAAAATCTTTAaggtattcaaattatatataaccaaataatattttaattaaaaattaatgatattaattattgtattaattgataacatttttattaattattgaactaattaataatattataaaaatgcaAGACCAATTACATTAGAAATTAGGCCCATATGGTACAGTTAAAATGTCCTGTTTAAATATTAAACTCAATTgataacatttttttttttgggtactAATTGATGACATAttatttggacttcaatttttgctaaattgagGAACTCAGTAAACCCGACTGATATTTTCAAACTGTCGCAAGAAGCAAATACGAAAAATGCAGGTAAGctaatatatactaaataaattgaTATCTTAATCAACTTAATCTGGAAAAGTATACTTCATTGGAACAAAACCTCCAAATCATTGAGCTTCTCGTACGTAATAGCAGGTGagcaaaatttattttgattcaaaaaaatcgaaaaataaTTGACTGTGTTAGAGTTGTATGACCCGAATACttgttaaataaaatacagtggtaaaattagggaatctGTGTAGGGTTTAATCCTAGACCATGTGGCGCAAGTAAAATCCGTATAGAACTACATTTCTTCTATTtgacatttattaaaataaagtttttcaacctttaaatagatgtagtcacaacttctcttgtatcattcaattttcaacattagtgaatttctcatTCTTTGCCTGCAATTTTTTCTCAAAAGAGTTTCCACGGAAAATTcgaatcttttattttttttattgcttttacaATCATTTTATATTACCATTATCAATGTTAGTTTTAACTTACTAGGGAAGACTTGAAATAAGGAGATGGATTACCCACAGCGCAACCCCCTAGGCTTAATGCAACTTCTACATTTGGATTTCTAGACTTGATGGAAAAAAACATGGAAGGGGCTGAGATTGATGGAATCCCAAAACACATTTAATTTCCCATTGGTGTAAATGAGTATTGTGCTAGAGTTAGTGACCCCAAAACGTGAAATTCTGgaatattgatttttttgtttaGAAATGCATGCATGGTACCAATTGttataagaagaaaagaagaaataatgCAGTCAAAATGAGCATATTATATACTAAACAATTTGCACTCTTAATGAGCTTTTCACTCCAACAGCCTACACAACTTTTATAAGAAAGAAAGACAAATAAACCAGATCAAATGAGCTACTATATGCCTAGGAAATATCGACTATGTTTAAGAGAACATCAAAATAAGCTGAGTGGAATTAGTTTCCCTGCACAAATCGTTGGTTTTGGCTATATAATCCAACAGAAATTATACTACCAATGTCACATTTACAATATTTCGACGATTATTCAAAAAgctaaaatgaaaaagaaaagcagCACAGCAGCAGTTGCTTTCCTTGTAGAAATCGCATTCAAGCAGTGCCATTTTGGGTGGGCGCAGGATGCAACCGGCTCCCATCCCAATACAGCAACTCGTCCCTGCAACCACATCCATtttcattcaaatatatatatatattctaatttgATTATAGTGGCTTTATTTTGGATATGTTTTTGCTTTTGAAGGGGGAAAAAGAACTTACGGATGAAGTAAATAACGTCGCTCCGCTGTAGTATACTGAAAACAGTAAACGCAAGATGTATATTTGTTCATTTTATTAAAGGTATAAAGGCATACACAGAAAAATGTAAACAACTTACAAATCTCTCGCCAATGTGTCTGTGGCAATCATTGCAACGGACATTCAGCACTGCTACATCATCGAGATACCGCCAAGTCCGTACAGGATCCATCCCCACATTGACACTAAAAATATCAATCAAGCgcaaagattaaattgtaattatttttctttattactCAATGGAATTAATGTAGTTTGTGTTATTGAATGACTAAGTATCTTACACATTTTCGCAGAGATATCCAGGCTCCGTCCCAGTTACCTAAGAAATTTATTCAAGTTTGTAAATGTGCATGTATTCTTGCAGGAACACTTAATTTTACATGGTAAGTAATAATCTTACACCTCAATTTCAAGTTAAAAGATTAAAACTTATTAAGGGAATACATATACAAGAAACCAACATTTGATATAGTATCAAGAAATCAAGAAGGTAAGTTTTCTTACATAACGAATCAAGTTGTTCTTGGTAACGATATGGTTTCTGCAATGGCGGCATAAGTAGAAACGATTTTGATCATTCATTTCATATCTAACGTTATCTGGAGAATCCACAAACGACATAATGAGAATGGATTGTTCTGCTGAGTCCAAGAAACAAACACCCAATGTTATGTTATGAAGAAGATGAGAGTTGAGAGAGAAGGATAGTAAGGAAATG includes:
- the LOC107949968 gene encoding uncharacterized protein K02A2.6-like; translation: MRPVAKVLQSRFYWSSLFKDTHEFYQSSNHCHRTGNLSGRHEMPLQNILVIKLFDVWGIDFIGPFLPSVGNLYILLVMDYVSNWVESVMLPTNDAKSVMKFLHKNIFTRFSTPRVIISDEGSHFDCKLVANALYRYGVKHKIAMTYHPPKNGQVEVFNKEIKKMLEKVVNPTRTIVTEEPAQTPVAKGESSNLGTPSAKGETIAKEPEKTTSLNLENHEVEEKDETTTTTPTTTKGKDPIPPTQPASTTA
- the LOC121215555 gene encoding uncharacterized protein isoform X4; protein product: MSFVDSPDNVRYEMNDQNRFYLCRHCRNHIVTKNNLIRYVTGTEPGYLCENVVNVGMDPVRTWRYLDDVAVLNVRCNDCHRHIGERFYTTAERRYLLHPDELLYWDGSRLHPAPTQNGTA
- the LOC121215555 gene encoding uncharacterized protein isoform X2, producing MYLSAFILFLYIYSPRNHSFSFLLPLSIAFPSIPRRTLLYPFGKLITAEQSILIMSFVDSPDNVRYEMNDQNRFYLCRHCRNHIVTKNNLIRYVTGTEPGYLCENVVNVGMDPVRTWRYLDDVAVLNVRCNDCHRHIGERFYTTAERRYLLHPDELLYWDGSRLHPAPTQNGTA
- the LOC121215555 gene encoding uncharacterized protein isoform X1, producing the protein MYLSAFILFLYIYSPRNHSFSFLLPLSIAFPSIPRRTLLYPFGKLITAAEQSILIMSFVDSPDNVRYEMNDQNRFYLCRHCRNHIVTKNNLIRYVTGTEPGYLCENVVNVGMDPVRTWRYLDDVAVLNVRCNDCHRHIGERFYTTAERRYLLHPDELLYWDGSRLHPAPTQNGTA
- the LOC121215555 gene encoding uncharacterized protein isoform X3, yielding MYLSAFILFLYIYSPRNHSFSFLLPLSIAFPSIPRRTLLYPFGKLITADNVRYEMNDQNRFYLCRHCRNHIVTKNNLIRYVTGTEPGYLCENVVNVGMDPVRTWRYLDDVAVLNVRCNDCHRHIGERFYTTAERRYLLHPDELLYWDGSRLHPAPTQNGTA